One Coprobacter fastidiosus genomic window, TATCATGCTTTGCCGCCTTAATTCCAACCGTTAAGGCCAATTTTTTCCGGCTAAGGCTTCGGGCTTCATCCGGAATATAAGTTTGATATAAATTGTCATATTCAGATTCTAAACGGGTCACAACATCACGAGTCTCGTCTGTAGAACCGTCATTTACAACAATCACATCAAAATCGGGATAGTTTTGTGACAAAATCGAAGGTAAAAAAACCTCTAAATGCTCAGCGTCATTTTTAGCATACACGATGACAGATACTCCCGGCTGTTTATCGGTATATGGGACATCTCCTTTTTCTTCCGATTCCAGATATTTCAAGGGTTTTCGGTAAAAATATAGATAATAGAATATCTGAATCGAAAAAAGAATAAACATTACAATAAAAAAAATGATCTCTATACCATTAAAATCAAAACTGACCTGCATATTTCGTAATATTTTATGCAAACGTACACAATCTTTTTTTATGAAACAAAACCTATTTTTGAAATAAAAAATACTCTAAAGCAAATGGCAATAAATTATCAGAATAATTTTATATCAAAATAAATATTTGGTAATAAAGCAGATATAAAACACGCTACATTTTACAAAAATTTTTATTCTACAACGACAATAAAAAACAGAAAGAACCGTTACATAATTAAGTGAGCAAATTTTATTGGGAACATACGATAAAAAGGCTATATTTGTCCCATTGAATTATGTTTATCTGCAAAAATTATTTTTAATGAAAACAAATATATTTTACTTATTCCTTATTTCCGTCGCCTTTTTCTCTTGTAAAACACAATCAGATATTGCTTATTTTCAAGACTTAGAAAATAAATACGACCAAGGTATAGCAATCGATACTTTATTAAACTACGAATCTAAAATTATCCCGGACGACATATTATCTATCTATGTATCGGCAGAAGATCCTAATGCGGTAGCAATGTTCAATCTTCCAGCTATCAGCTATTTACAAGCCGGTGACACTGAAATCAGCGGAACGCCGAAACTTCAAACATATCTTGTCGATAAATACGGATATATCAATTATCCGCAACTCGGTAAAATTCAAGTTGCCGGATTGACAACGAGACAACTCGAAACAACAATAAAAAAAGAGATCGAGGCATACGTCAAAAGTCCTTTAGTAACAGTAAACACTCTTAACTCTAAAATCGTCGTCTTAGGAGAGGTAAACAAACCCGGAGTATTAAAAATAGAAAGTGAACGTGTATCCATCCTGGATGCAATCGGTATGGCTGAAGATTTAACCATATACGGAGAAAGAAAAAATGTATTATTAGTCAGAGAAAAAAACGGAAAAAAGGAATTTTGCCGGTTCGACCTGACCGATCCAGCAATTTTTTCATCCCCATATTACTATTTACAAAAAAATGATGTCATATACGTAGAACCTAACAAAGCCAAAAAAGCTACGGCAAAATACGGATCAGACAAACAGTTTAATATAACAATCACATCAACTATCATCAGTGCTGTATCTACAATTGCAGCCTTATTTATTGCAATATTTAAATAAGTTATCAACCTGAAAGGCTTCATTACATATTATGGAAAATATAAATTCTTCAAACAACAATGATCAGATAGATGTTGTTTCTCTTTTTAAGAATTATATAAAACATTGGTACATCTTTGCTATATGTATAATAGCGTGTACCGGTGGAGCGTTTTTATATTACAAGCTCAATAAACCCGTATATCAAATAAATGCAAACTTTTTGGTTAGTCAAGACAACGAAAAAGGATCAAATCCCCAAGCATCTCTTCTAAAAAGTTTTTCTTTCGGAAGTGCTCTCGGAGGGGGAATTGTCGAAGACGAAATATTTATCGTATCTTCTCATTCAATGCTATATGACGCAGTAAAAAAACTCGGATTGAATAAAACTTACACAATTCATAGGGATTTTATAAGATCCGTAAATATATATCAGACCCAACCTGTTGATATTTATATGCCGTCTACATTAGAAGATACACTAAGTAAAAGTTTGACCTTTAAAATAAAAGCCTCTAAAAACGGGATTATAACAGTAGATGCCAAAAGAGGCCGTAAAAAAATAGGATACAAAAAAACAGACAAGTTTCCGGTTTCCTTATCTACAGTATACGGGAATTTTATTTTCAATAAAACTCAATACTTTAAAGAAGGAAAAAGTTTAAATATGGAAATTACTTTAGCCCCATTCGATGAAGCTGCAGAAAATGTAAAGCAAAATATAGATATATATTTACCGGATAAAAAAGCGAATGTTATAGGATTAAGTACAAAAGAAACAAATATTCAAAAAGGAAAAGACCTTCTCAATACTATCATAAATTTATATAATAGCAAGGGCCTTATCGAAAAAAAACAGGAAGCCCTTAACACGGCAAATTTTCTTGACGAAAGAATCAATATTCTTACAAAAGAACTATCTAATGCAGAAGAAGAAATAGAAACATATAAAAAAGCCAATAATCTCACGGATATTGGATCGGAAGTGAAAATCATTCTTGAACAATCCGGAGAATTCAGGTCAAAGTTGATTGAGACAGAGACTCAATATCAAATTATAGAATTAATCGAATCTTTTTTGCACAACCCTGACAACAAGTATTCATTAATTCCTTTTAATACGAAATTATCAGAAAATTCTTCACCGATTGAAGATTATAATGAATTGATATTAAAACGAATAAAACTACTTCGTTCGGTAAAAGAAAACAGTCCTGCCTTACAAAGTCTGAATGAAGTTATCGATGCAACAAGAAATAATGTTATAAACTCTATTAAGGAGACTAAATCCAGCATAAATATAACATTGAATGACTTGCAAAAACAAGAAAATGCTTTTGTTTCGAGAATTAAAAATATGCCGACTCAAGAAAGAGAGTTCATATCAATAAAAAGACAACAAGTAATAAAAGAAAATCTTTTCCTCTTCTTATTACAAAAAAAAGAAGAGAATGCATTGACTTTGGCAAGCCAGACTCCTAAAGGACAAATCATCGACCAGGCTTATAATCAAAACAGACCTGTAAGTCTATCCAAATCCATGTTACTTTTGATAGGTCTTGCATTGGGACTAATATTACCTATCATATATCTCTATCTCAAAGATATAACACGAACCAAATTCTCGACAAAAGAAGAACTCCAAAAATTAACCAATTTACCAATACTTGGAGAAATGTGTACCAACACGTCTAAAGATCATATTATAGTCAAAGAAGGTCAATACAGTTCCGGAGCAGAATTATTCAGATTAATACGTACCAATATACAATTTTTACTAACCAACCAAAACGAAAAAGTCATTTTAGTTACATCAAGTGTAAGCGGTGAAGGCAAATCATTTATATGCAGTAACTTTGCAGCATCATTGGCTTTATTGGGGAAAAAAGTAATTTTAATCGGAATGGATATACGAAGCCCCAAATTAAAAGAATATTTAAACATACAACAAACCGACAAAAAGGGCGTAACGAACTTTTTAGCTTCCAATAATCTTTCTTTACAAGAAATTATTATACCAAATGCCATTCAAAAAAATATGGATGTAATTCTTGCTGGCCCGATTCCCCCCAATCCAGCAGAATTATTATTAGGTAACCGGATTGAAGAATTATTCTCCGAATTAAAAAAAGAATATGACTATATCGTTGTCGATTCAGCTCCGGTAGGAATGGTATCCGACACATTCAGTCTTACCCGGATAGCAGATGCAACAGTTTACATTTGCAGAGCTAATTACACACACAAAGACAATATCAAATATGTAAATAACCTTGTAGCAGAACATAAGTTGAAAAACGTTGCATTAATCATTAATGGAACTCCGGCAAAACAAGGCTATGGCTACGGTTACGGACAGACACAGAAATCACAAAAAATATGATTTCGCTTACAAGGACATATTACGTTTTTTTTCTATTTACATTACTTTTCGGTTTTTACTTCTACAATACTTTCGGTATAGAAATTGTAGATGAATTACTAATATTTCTATTACTATGCTTTAGCGGAATACATATTCTCACGACTAAGAAAATCTCTAATTATAAGGGTCTGTTTCTTGTCTTGGGAATTCTCTTCGTATACTTGTTTCACAGTTTGTTTAACTTAAAAGTTAATACTCCTAAAGCCGTAGTTACAGACTTTGTCATTCAGTTAAAGCCTCTCATTGCATTTTTTTGTACATACGCAATTGCACCTAAATTTTCTGTCAAGCAAAAAAAAATACTACGAAATATTTGTCTGTTTTTGAGTTTCGTTATGTTAACCGTTTGTCTTCTCGGACAACTTAAAACCGTATTCTTTCACGTAGCATATGCCGGTATTAACATGACTATTATTGCCTCCCTCTTTTATCTATGTAGCGAAGACACATCCAGAAACAGGATTTTCACCATACTATTATTATCAATAGGTCTATTCGGCACTCGCTCAAAGTTTTATGGATTCTTTGTTTTAGCAATTTTTGTTTTTTTCTGGTTCAAGCCGGAAATGCTAAAAAAAATTCGTCTAAAATATATCTTGTTATGTATAATTATATTTGCCGTAATCATATTAGTTGCATGGAGAAAAATCAATTATTATTTTATAGGAGCAGATATTGACCAAACAGAAGAATTTACCGAAACCGCAGCAAGAGCAGCTTTATATGCAGTAACACCTTCTATAATATCAGATTATCCTTTTTTAGGGACAGGATTAGCTTCCTATGCAACTCACGCTTCAGGAGAAATCGGATATTCCGATATATACAGCAAATACGGACTCGATAACGTTTACGGGCTTATTGAAGGAGACTGCCGGTTCATATCCGATACATTCTTTCCCGAATTAGTTCAGTTCGGTATTATAGGAATTATTCTATACATCGTTTTATGGAGATTTATCATTAAAAAATTATATCAAGCATACAATGAAAACGGGAAAGTACAATTCCTAAAAATCGGTTTGTTAATGATAGGTTTTATTATGATCGAATCAGTAGCCGGATCTGTATTTTTACAAGGAGGTGGTATATGCGCTATGATAATATTAGCTTTAATAATAAAAAGTGCATTTATAGAAGAATCTCCTCAAAACGCATAAATTACATAAAAATCTATCTATAATTAATTATTTCTATCAGACATCTTTTTATTGAAAAGAGCGATAAATTTACCAGCTACGGCTTCTACCGATAATTGCTCTCTATAAATTAAACAATTATCTACATAGTACTTATTATTTCGAATGATCTCCATCATATCATGTTCATTCCAATTATCCTTTGCTATACCTAATTTATTCTGAATCACATCATAGCTGCTATAAGGTACTAAATTGGTAATCACAGGTGTTGCAACAGCAATCGATTCGGACAAGCTTATCATATTCAACTCCATCCTTGAATTTAATAATATTGCTTTCGCATGAGAAAGATACTCATTTAGCTCTACATGCGACAAATGACCTAAAAAAATTACACTATTTTCTAAATTCAACTGTTTTACCAAAACTCGAAGATCCTCATATAATATGCCTGTCCCCGCTATATATAAGCGATAATGCAAAAGATTATATTTTTTTAAAAAGAGGTCAAATTTTCGAATTATGCTCTCAATATTTTTTCTATAAATTAATTGTCCTACTGTTATAAAATAATCAACTTTATCCGTACTATATTTCAAATTATCAAAATTCATACCATGCACAATTATTTCATTTGACGTATTGCGATGATAATTTAAAATAAAAGAACGAGCCGCATAAGAGCGAGGCACGACAAAACATCTGCGCATAAAAAACCGTCCAATAATGTTATACCAAACCTTAGAGGGTATTTTTTTCATTTTTCGATTATGTACTCCAAGTTCTTGCCAAACAAAAACTTTTGAAGGACAAATCATACATGCAAAGAGAGAAGGGAAGGCAAATATTTCACTCGAAATAATAAAATCAAAATTTTTAGCATTATTCTTCAAAAACTTATACAAAGATAGAGAAAAAGGTAATACACTTGGTAAAAATATCTGTTTCAATTCAGATTCAAAAAACAATATATCAAACTCATATTCCTCCAAAACGGATGGTTTGTAATCTGCTGCTGCTGCAAGAGTTACCTCATGACCTAAATTTTTGAATCCGACACACAGATTATAAATCATCGTATCTTTAATGCTCTTGACTTTAGGAATAATATTATTTTCAGCCGTAAACAAAATTGAATTTAATATAAGAACTTTCATGTATAATAAACTTGCTTAAAATCGTCCGAACTCACTATAAGTATAAACAAAAATACCTTTTTTATTTAAGATATACAATGTCATCTACAAACTTTTCAATTAATGAGAGTAGAAAAATTTGTAAAGCTTGTCAAGTATCTGTCTAAATTTTCCGATAAGAAAATATTATCAGATCATTTTTGCATTTTCTCTCGGTCTGTTTTCCCATTTGCACTCGTCCAATCCCCCTCTATCCTCCTCATAAGAACAAAAAATATCCACGAAAGAAACTCTCAAATCTAACCTAAGCAAAATTTAGACGACAGACTCTTAACACTTATTATTCTTAAAAACATTTTTAATCAGTATATGGAAAAAGTCTTACCAACATATTACATACATTACAAAAAAAATACTATCTTCGTTATTGCTAGAATCAAACCATTTTAATATAGTTTTCTGGTATATGATAAAAAAAGAACGCATACTTTTAGTTAATAAATTCTATTATCCTCGTGGTGGAGATTGTATGGTTACCCTAAACCTTGAAAAATTACTGAAAAGCAAAGGACATGATGTCGCAACATTCAGTATGCAGCATTCACAAAATATAGAGTCTCAATATTCTCCTTATTTTCCTAACGAAATATCCTTTTCAGGCAACATTAAAAATAAAGTAAATGCAGCAAAACGGATATTTGGTATAGATACTATAAAAACAAAATTCAATCAATTATTATTCGATTTTCAGCCGGATATTGTTCACCTACATAATATTCACTCTTAC contains:
- a CDS encoding O-antigen ligase family protein yields the protein MTIIASLFYLCSEDTSRNRIFTILLLSIGLFGTRSKFYGFFVLAIFVFFWFKPEMLKKIRLKYILLCIIIFAVIILVAWRKINYYFIGADIDQTEEFTETAARAALYAVTPSIISDYPFLGTGLASYATHASGEIGYSDIYSKYGLDNVYGLIEGDCRFISDTFFPELVQFGIIGIILYIVLWRFIIKKLYQAYNENGKVQFLKIGLLMIGFIMIESVAGSVFLQGGGICAMIILALIIKSAFIEESPQNA
- a CDS encoding GumC family protein — its product is MENINSSNNNDQIDVVSLFKNYIKHWYIFAICIIACTGGAFLYYKLNKPVYQINANFLVSQDNEKGSNPQASLLKSFSFGSALGGGIVEDEIFIVSSHSMLYDAVKKLGLNKTYTIHRDFIRSVNIYQTQPVDIYMPSTLEDTLSKSLTFKIKASKNGIITVDAKRGRKKIGYKKTDKFPVSLSTVYGNFIFNKTQYFKEGKSLNMEITLAPFDEAAENVKQNIDIYLPDKKANVIGLSTKETNIQKGKDLLNTIINLYNSKGLIEKKQEALNTANFLDERINILTKELSNAEEEIETYKKANNLTDIGSEVKIILEQSGEFRSKLIETETQYQIIELIESFLHNPDNKYSLIPFNTKLSENSSPIEDYNELILKRIKLLRSVKENSPALQSLNEVIDATRNNVINSIKETKSSINITLNDLQKQENAFVSRIKNMPTQEREFISIKRQQVIKENLFLFLLQKKEENALTLASQTPKGQIIDQAYNQNRPVSLSKSMLLLIGLALGLILPIIYLYLKDITRTKFSTKEELQKLTNLPILGEMCTNTSKDHIIVKEGQYSSGAELFRLIRTNIQFLLTNQNEKVILVTSSVSGEGKSFICSNFAASLALLGKKVILIGMDIRSPKLKEYLNIQQTDKKGVTNFLASNNLSLQEIIIPNAIQKNMDVILAGPIPPNPAELLLGNRIEELFSELKKEYDYIVVDSAPVGMVSDTFSLTRIADATVYICRANYTHKDNIKYVNNLVAEHKLKNVALIINGTPAKQGYGYGYGQTQKSQKI
- a CDS encoding glycosyltransferase, yielding MKVLILNSILFTAENNIIPKVKSIKDTMIYNLCVGFKNLGHEVTLAAAADYKPSVLEEYEFDILFFESELKQIFLPSVLPFSLSLYKFLKNNAKNFDFIISSEIFAFPSLFACMICPSKVFVWQELGVHNRKMKKIPSKVWYNIIGRFFMRRCFVVPRSYAARSFILNYHRNTSNEIIVHGMNFDNLKYSTDKVDYFITVGQLIYRKNIESIIRKFDLFLKKYNLLHYRLYIAGTGILYEDLRVLVKQLNLENSVIFLGHLSHVELNEYLSHAKAILLNSRMELNMISLSESIAVATPVITNLVPYSSYDVIQNKLGIAKDNWNEHDMMEIIRNNKYYVDNCLIYREQLSVEAVAGKFIALFNKKMSDRNN
- a CDS encoding polysaccharide biosynthesis/export family protein, coding for MKTNIFYLFLISVAFFSCKTQSDIAYFQDLENKYDQGIAIDTLLNYESKIIPDDILSIYVSAEDPNAVAMFNLPAISYLQAGDTEISGTPKLQTYLVDKYGYINYPQLGKIQVAGLTTRQLETTIKKEIEAYVKSPLVTVNTLNSKIVVLGEVNKPGVLKIESERVSILDAIGMAEDLTIYGERKNVLLVREKNGKKEFCRFDLTDPAIFSSPYYYLQKNDVIYVEPNKAKKATAKYGSDKQFNITITSTIISAVSTIAALFIAIFK